One Rossellomorea aquimaris DNA window includes the following coding sequences:
- a CDS encoding DEAD/DEAH box helicase, which yields MKVIHQKLIKERCGAVSFKRGEGYYRSSKVKMHEFSSNYCVATVTGEEDFHVTVTGGANGEIQAKCSCPKLASFDKDCQHIAAVLFAIQYEQSRGNSQGREVTEEFFTLFQDESIRSTGHQRHFENRQVLQCEILIKPVTLKTGGVMIGIELAIHSVKVQHVRGFLQSIKEGAPFHLSDSFIFNQQLHCLEIDTDAVIQQLIKVAHQETIYSSTEVNNNEQLLIPPSSWERLLPYLIKAPRVKVEQSQHTVEGLKLLKTPLPMKFEFGQNENESYQLHITGLKNMVVMGEYQAVLHEGTMTQLDTRDCKRLSELKRLLTKSGTDSIPIPQTQIGFFLEKVAIGLKKLGNVTISDEISRRLEMAPLVAKLYLDRVKNRLLAGLEFHYENVVIHPLENREPPSGSVLIREVEKEDTILELMEEFSFGKTEGGYFLHNEDLEYEFLTYGVTKIQKLVQIYATTAVRNRVFKGNNGPKIRVKVKKERMNWLEFKFEMDGIPDRQIMEILEALDEKRKYYRMRNGSLLSLESTEFQDIHRFLHKSQAEKNDLIKGLELPLHQSLQLLDSVDASHTFKLGESYKEFLQHIMNPGSMEFAIPPTLNTLLREYQKDGYQWMKTLAFYGLGGILADDMGLGKTIQSISFIFSELDEIRKNKLPALIVCPSSLTYNWQSEFTKFAPEIQTVILDGNKAERMKKQNGLKDVDVIIISYPLLRSDIKWYEQQKFHTVFYDEAQAFKNPITQTARSVKKIEANHRFALTGTPVENSLEELWSIFHVIFPGLFRGLKDYSRLTKKDIAKRIRPFVLRRMKEDVLSELPEKQEIMESVELLPPQKELYAAYLAKLRHDTLKHLDKNTLRKNRIKILAGLTRLRQICCHPGLFVEGYQGTSAKFIQLMEILEESRLSGRRVLIFSQFTKMLEFIGRELSAKGQTFFYLNGSTPSEERVGMSNRFNEGERDLFLISLKAGGTGLNLTSADTVILYDTWWNPAVEEQAADRAHRMGQKNEVQVIKLISRGTIEEKMNELQEKKRHLIQEVIAPEEKIVSSMTEDELREILSF from the coding sequence TTGAAGGTCATACATCAAAAACTTATAAAAGAACGATGCGGTGCCGTTTCTTTCAAAAGGGGAGAGGGCTATTACCGTTCCAGTAAAGTGAAAATGCACGAATTCAGTTCAAATTATTGTGTAGCGACCGTTACGGGGGAGGAAGATTTCCACGTAACCGTTACAGGGGGAGCTAATGGAGAAATCCAGGCAAAGTGCAGCTGTCCCAAACTGGCATCATTTGATAAAGATTGTCAACACATCGCTGCTGTCCTCTTCGCCATTCAATATGAGCAGAGTCGTGGAAATAGTCAAGGAAGGGAAGTAACAGAAGAATTTTTTACCTTGTTTCAGGATGAATCCATACGATCCACTGGTCACCAGAGGCATTTTGAAAATAGACAAGTTCTTCAATGTGAAATATTGATTAAGCCTGTAACCTTAAAAACAGGTGGAGTTATGATCGGGATTGAATTAGCGATACACTCTGTCAAGGTTCAACATGTTAGAGGGTTTCTACAGAGCATCAAGGAAGGAGCTCCCTTCCATCTTTCAGACTCATTCATTTTCAATCAACAACTTCATTGCTTGGAAATCGATACCGATGCTGTGATTCAACAGCTTATAAAAGTGGCCCATCAAGAGACAATATACTCTTCAACTGAAGTGAACAATAATGAACAATTGCTCATTCCACCCTCATCATGGGAGCGGCTGTTACCATATCTTATAAAAGCGCCAAGGGTTAAAGTAGAGCAGAGCCAGCACACCGTAGAGGGGCTCAAGCTATTGAAGACCCCGCTCCCAATGAAGTTCGAATTTGGCCAAAATGAGAATGAAAGCTATCAATTACACATAACCGGGTTAAAAAATATGGTCGTCATGGGTGAATATCAAGCAGTTCTTCATGAAGGAACTATGACCCAACTGGACACCAGGGATTGCAAGCGTCTTTCTGAATTAAAGCGACTTCTCACCAAATCAGGAACAGACTCAATCCCCATTCCTCAAACCCAGATAGGCTTTTTTCTAGAAAAAGTAGCAATTGGTTTAAAGAAATTGGGGAATGTCACAATCTCGGACGAAATTTCCAGGAGGTTGGAAATGGCGCCACTTGTTGCAAAGCTGTATCTTGACCGGGTGAAGAATCGCTTGCTGGCGGGTCTTGAATTTCATTACGAAAATGTAGTGATTCACCCATTAGAAAATCGCGAACCACCCTCGGGATCCGTACTTATTAGAGAGGTGGAGAAAGAAGATACCATCCTTGAATTAATGGAAGAATTCTCTTTTGGAAAAACAGAAGGCGGTTATTTTTTACACAATGAGGATTTAGAATATGAATTTTTAACGTACGGAGTGACAAAGATCCAGAAGCTTGTCCAAATCTATGCGACTACTGCAGTGAGAAACCGTGTTTTCAAGGGGAATAATGGTCCAAAAATCAGGGTCAAGGTGAAGAAAGAACGAATGAACTGGTTGGAATTCAAGTTTGAAATGGATGGGATACCTGACCGACAGATTATGGAGATCCTTGAGGCATTAGATGAAAAACGCAAATATTACCGGATGCGAAACGGATCACTTCTGTCACTGGAATCCACTGAATTCCAGGACATTCATCGATTTCTTCATAAGTCACAAGCGGAGAAAAATGATTTAATCAAGGGACTCGAGCTTCCATTGCATCAAAGTCTCCAACTCCTTGATTCGGTTGATGCGAGCCACACGTTCAAATTAGGGGAATCGTATAAAGAGTTCCTGCAACATATCATGAATCCCGGCAGTATGGAATTTGCCATACCACCCACCTTGAATACACTGTTGAGAGAATATCAAAAAGACGGCTATCAATGGATGAAAACTCTGGCCTTTTATGGTCTGGGCGGGATCTTAGCCGACGATATGGGGTTAGGGAAGACCATCCAAAGCATTTCTTTTATTTTTTCTGAGTTAGATGAGATTCGGAAGAATAAACTTCCGGCTCTGATTGTTTGTCCTTCGTCCCTCACCTATAACTGGCAAAGCGAATTTACGAAGTTTGCACCTGAAATACAAACAGTGATACTAGATGGAAATAAAGCAGAACGAATGAAAAAGCAGAATGGATTAAAGGATGTCGATGTGATCATCATTTCCTATCCGTTACTCCGAAGTGACATCAAGTGGTACGAGCAACAGAAATTTCACACGGTGTTCTATGATGAGGCTCAGGCGTTCAAAAATCCAATAACGCAAACAGCAAGAAGCGTAAAGAAAATTGAAGCCAATCACCGTTTCGCATTAACGGGAACCCCTGTTGAGAATTCACTTGAAGAGCTGTGGTCAATCTTCCACGTAATATTCCCGGGGTTATTCCGAGGGCTTAAAGATTACAGCCGTCTTACAAAAAAAGATATCGCCAAAAGAATTCGCCCGTTTGTCCTGCGCAGGATGAAGGAAGATGTTTTATCAGAACTACCGGAAAAACAGGAGATCATGGAATCTGTGGAATTGCTGCCGCCTCAAAAGGAATTGTACGCTGCTTATTTAGCCAAGCTGCGTCACGATACGCTTAAGCACCTGGATAAAAATACTTTGAGGAAAAACAGAATTAAAATTCTTGCTGGTTTAACCAGACTTCGTCAAATATGCTGTCATCCAGGTTTATTTGTAGAGGGCTACCAGGGTACATCAGCAAAATTCATTCAGCTCATGGAGATTTTGGAAGAATCAAGGCTTTCAGGAAGGCGGGTGTTGATTTTTTCACAGTTTACTAAAATGCTTGAGTTCATCGGAAGAGAGCTTTCGGCAAAGGGACAGACCTTCTTTTACCTTAATGGATCAACTCCTTCTGAAGAGCGGGTAGGCATGTCCAACAGATTTAATGAAGGCGAACGCGACCTGTTTCTTATTTCATTGAAGGCGGGAGGTACGGGACTCAACTTAACAAGCGCTGATACCGTCATCCTCTATGATACATGGTGGAATCCCGCTGTCGAAGAGCAAGCAGCGGATCGAGCCCACCGCATGGGGCAAAAAAATGAAGTGCAAGTCATCAAGCTTATTTCACGCGGAACCATTGAAGAAAAAATGAATGAGCTGCAAGAAAAAAAGAGGCACCTCATTCAAGAGGTTATCGCCCCTGAAGAAAAAATCGTTTCTTCCATGACGGAAGATGAACTTAGAGAAATACTATCATTTTAG